A single region of the Sorghum bicolor cultivar BTx623 chromosome 7, Sorghum_bicolor_NCBIv3, whole genome shotgun sequence genome encodes:
- the LOC8058040 gene encoding uncharacterized protein LOC8058040, with product MASVLTPQSAPHGRTRHAPLGFLPAAGAALAPRRPCAVAAAAGSPSPPSLAASSSAPDSSLIRDLDSDAASLCSSRPATAGAGVGAAPNFSDRSTQAAALRVVNGFLAPAVTLRGASARRARHPGGAPSPRRGDDLDAPRGPSNDLLVYITQSYSHFLSGDAAAAAALDEPYASKARMTAEATGGRGEEALMADIQKFEAVANASQCEDDEAFARALQDAEERDVADRPMALVGIGDLIDGWEDVDPDEYSYEELIALGEVVGMESKGLAADTTIASLPSVTYQAQDKQDGNMEQCVICRVEFDEGGSLVALPCKHPYHSECINQWLQLKKVCPMCSAEVSTSVNKQA from the exons ATGGCCTCAGTCCTCACTCCGCAGTCCGCACCCCACGGCCGCACGCGCCACGCCCCGCTGGGCTTTCTCCctgccgccggcgccgctcTAGCTCCGCGGCGACCATGCGCCGTGGCGGCGGCTGCCGGCTCCCCAAGCCCTCcctccctggcggcctcttcctcAGCGCCGGACAGCAGCCTTATTCGCGACCTCGACTCCGACGCCGCGAGCCTCTGCAGCAGCCGCCCCGCTACCGCCGGTGCGGGCGTCGGCGCCGCCCCCAACTTCTCCGACCGCTCCACGCAGGCCGCCGCGCTCCGCGTCGTCAACGGATTCCTCGCCCCCGCCGTCACGCTCCGGGGGGCCTCTGCCCGCCGCGCGCGACATCCAGGCGGCGCTCCGTCTCCTCGTCGAG GAGACGACCTGGATGCCCCACGCGGCCCATCCAACGATCTCTTAGTCTACATCACCCAGAGCTACTCCCACTTCTTATCgggggacgccgccgccgccgcggccctcgACGAGCCGTACGCCTCCAAAGCCCGGATGACTGCTGAGGC CACTGGAGGCAGAGGAGAGGAGGCCTTGATGGCTGATATTCAGAAGTTTGAGGCAGTGGCGAATGCTTCGCAGTGCGAGGACGACGAGGCCTTCGCGCGCGCCCTGCAGGATGCCGAGGAGCGCGACGTCGCCGACAGACCCATGGCGCTTGTTGGAATCGGTGATT TGATA GATGGATGGGAAGATGTTGACCCTGATGAATACTCTTATGAG GAGCTAATTGCATTGGGCGAAGTTGTCGGTATGGAAAGCAAAGGCCTTGCTGCTGATACTACTATTGCTTCATTACCTTCGGTAACTTACCAGGCACAAGACAAGCAAGATGGCAACATGGAACA ATGTGTTATTTGTCGTGTAGAGTTTGACGAAGGCGGGTCATTAGTTGCACTTCCTTGCAAACACCCATACCATTCTGAGTGCATAAACCAGTGGCTGCAGTTAAAAAAG GTATGCCCGATGTGCAGTGCTGAAGTTTCCACTTCTGTGAACAAGCAGGCATGA